The following are from one region of the Prochlorococcus marinus str. SB genome:
- the rpsP gene encoding 30S ribosomal protein S16 — MIKLRLKRFGKKKEASFRIVACNSTSRRDGRPLQELGFYNPRTKETRLDTEALRTRLTQGAQPTGVVRTLLEKGGLLEKTERPSISIGKAKLEKEKLAKAKTKEEENDSSKVESEGNEA; from the coding sequence ATGATTAAATTGCGCCTTAAGCGCTTTGGAAAGAAAAAAGAGGCAAGTTTCAGAATTGTTGCATGCAACAGCACTTCCAGAAGAGATGGTAGACCTCTGCAGGAACTAGGTTTTTATAATCCAAGAACTAAGGAAACTAGGCTTGACACAGAAGCTTTAAGAACAAGACTTACTCAGGGTGCTCAGCCAACTGGTGTTGTGAGAACTTTATTAGAAAAGGGAGGGTTATTAGAAAAAACAGAAAGACCCTCTATCTCAATTGGTAAAGCAAAGTTAGAGAAGGAAAAATTAGCTAAGGCTAAAACTAAAGAAGAAGAAAATGATAGTAGCAAAGTTGAAAGCGAGGGTAATGAAGCTTAA
- the ffh gene encoding signal recognition particle protein, producing the protein MFDELSSRFEDAVKGLRGEAKISENNINDALKEVKRALLDADVSLSVVKEFISDVKDKAIGEEVVRGVNPGQKFIEVVNKELINIMGNENSPLNENENSPTVILMAGLQGAGKTTATGKLGLYLKEKDKKVLLVAADIYRPAAVEQLKTLGSQYELEVFSAKEKNSKPEEIAKEALNFARENDFNSIIIDTAGRLQIDDSMMSEMVRIKEVSNPDEVLLVVDSMIGQEAADLTKSFHEKVGITGAILTKLDGDSRGGAALSIRKISGKPIKFIGVGEKIEALQPFHPERMASRILGMGDVLTLVEKAQKEVELADAEAMQKKLQEATFDFNDFVKQMRLIKRMGSLGGLIKLIPGMNKIDDGMIKDGEDQLKKIESMISSMTLEEKQKPEVLAAHPSRRQRIAQGSGYEAKDVDKVLADFQRMRGFMKQMSNGGMPGMGGMPGMGGMPGMGGMPAMPGMGGMSGNKPMKKQKNNKKKKGFADL; encoded by the coding sequence ATGTTTGATGAACTCTCTTCACGCTTTGAAGACGCAGTAAAGGGTTTAAGAGGCGAAGCAAAAATTAGTGAAAATAACATAAACGATGCCTTGAAGGAGGTTAAAAGAGCACTCCTTGATGCAGATGTTAGTTTGTCTGTAGTAAAAGAGTTTATATCAGATGTCAAAGATAAAGCTATTGGGGAAGAAGTAGTTAGGGGCGTAAACCCAGGTCAAAAATTTATTGAAGTTGTAAATAAAGAATTGATTAACATTATGGGGAATGAAAATTCTCCATTAAACGAAAATGAAAATAGTCCTACAGTCATTTTGATGGCTGGACTTCAGGGAGCGGGTAAAACAACTGCAACAGGAAAATTAGGACTTTATTTAAAGGAAAAAGATAAAAAAGTTCTTTTGGTGGCTGCAGATATTTATCGACCGGCAGCTGTAGAGCAGCTTAAAACATTGGGAAGTCAATATGAATTGGAAGTTTTTTCAGCTAAAGAAAAAAATAGCAAGCCAGAAGAAATAGCAAAAGAAGCATTGAATTTTGCTAGGGAAAATGATTTTAATTCGATAATTATTGATACCGCAGGAAGACTCCAAATTGATGATTCCATGATGAGTGAAATGGTTCGAATTAAAGAAGTTTCTAATCCTGATGAGGTTTTGCTTGTTGTTGATTCAATGATTGGGCAAGAAGCTGCAGACTTAACAAAATCATTTCATGAAAAAGTAGGAATCACAGGGGCGATATTAACTAAGTTGGATGGTGACTCAAGAGGTGGAGCTGCTTTATCGATAAGAAAAATAAGCGGTAAACCAATCAAATTTATAGGTGTAGGTGAAAAAATAGAGGCATTGCAACCATTTCATCCAGAAAGAATGGCCAGCAGAATTTTAGGTATGGGGGATGTGTTGACACTTGTTGAAAAAGCACAAAAAGAAGTTGAACTTGCTGATGCAGAAGCGATGCAAAAGAAACTTCAAGAAGCGACTTTTGATTTTAATGATTTTGTAAAGCAAATGAGATTAATTAAAAGAATGGGTTCACTTGGTGGATTGATTAAATTGATTCCTGGAATGAATAAAATAGATGATGGGATGATAAAAGATGGAGAAGATCAACTTAAGAAAATAGAATCTATGATCTCGTCAATGACTCTTGAGGAGAAACAAAAACCCGAAGTTCTTGCGGCTCACCCCTCAAGAAGACAAAGAATCGCTCAAGGTAGCGGTTATGAAGCAAAAGATGTAGATAAAGTTTTAGCCGATTTTCAAAGAATGAGAGGTTTTATGAAACAAATGTCTAACGGAGGAATGCCAGGAATGGGAGGAATGCCAGGAATGGGAGGTATGCCAGGGATGGGAGGAATGCCAGCAATGCCAGGAATGGGAGGTATGAGTGGTAATAAGCCAATGAAAAAACAAAAAAATAATAAAAAGAAAAAAGGTTTTGCCGATTTGTAG
- a CDS encoding IMS domain-containing protein: MELPLDHFRLIGVSPSATSEEILRAFQLRLDKTPDEGFTYEVLTQRSELLRLTADLLTDPESRREYENLLLNGNSGLDFSSNREVAGLILLWESGSPKEAFKITRKALQPPQTPALGSSREADLTLLAALTARDSAIQEQQLRSYSNAADFLHEGIQLLQRMGKLGELRKELEEDLVALLPYRILDLLSRDLNDQESHKKGFSMLENLIIKRGGLEGNNKSEYKDYLNQQEFEAFFQQIKPFLTVQEQIDLFLELQKRGSLEAGFLAFLSLTAIGFSRRKPEKLFEARRILKKLNLSGLDSMPLVGCLDLLLADIDQASARFSSSSDENLRDWLNNYPGNKLEAICIFCKNWLENDVLVGYRDIDSKEVDLDSWFEDREIQEFIEKLEKKSKKIVIRSNLQNQKTEKELSTKTTEDFDNILGSIDERRLPWPGGIKQGYEKVEAKEIEFNEEYFKNKPIEFYNFLIEKIAELKFSFGEFLKDKEIINRSPYLIYIYAFLILFAFGIGIGFLRNNLKKSIQDESIAEKPLIAKDKNQKLTEKDIFQEIKKNPSSKLNSISEKSTSIISYEFKELNTASPSLEEIRNLINGWLLNKSNYLAGKGEINLYKIVSKGLIDRTIEERQNDIKKGIYKEINSQIRKIDLESQTSSRIVVLVELNYIERLVKNSGEFINETSLNPLKVKYILGFSNKSWKLVDFVSGL; encoded by the coding sequence TTGGAACTTCCTTTAGACCATTTTCGTTTAATTGGCGTAAGCCCCTCTGCAACTTCTGAGGAAATATTAAGGGCGTTTCAATTGCGGTTAGATAAAACACCTGATGAAGGTTTTACTTATGAAGTTTTAACCCAAAGATCTGAGCTGCTTCGGCTCACTGCCGATCTTCTTACAGATCCAGAAAGCAGAAGAGAGTACGAAAATTTGTTATTAAATGGGAATTCTGGATTGGATTTCTCCTCAAATAGAGAAGTAGCAGGATTAATACTTCTTTGGGAATCAGGTTCACCAAAAGAAGCTTTTAAAATTACGAGAAAAGCATTGCAACCCCCACAAACTCCAGCTTTAGGAAGTAGTAGAGAAGCTGATTTAACATTATTGGCTGCTTTAACAGCTAGAGATTCTGCAATTCAAGAACAACAGCTTAGATCCTATTCGAACGCGGCAGACTTTTTACATGAAGGTATACAACTTCTACAAAGAATGGGAAAGCTTGGAGAATTAAGAAAAGAACTTGAAGAAGATTTGGTTGCTTTGCTTCCTTACAGAATTCTAGATCTACTTAGTAGAGATCTAAATGATCAAGAGTCTCATAAAAAAGGCTTTAGTATGTTGGAAAATTTAATAATCAAAAGAGGAGGTTTGGAAGGTAATAATAAATCTGAATATAAAGATTATTTAAATCAGCAAGAGTTTGAAGCTTTTTTTCAACAAATTAAGCCATTTTTGACAGTGCAAGAACAGATTGATTTGTTTCTTGAATTACAAAAAAGAGGATCATTAGAAGCAGGATTTTTAGCATTTCTATCCTTAACAGCTATTGGTTTCTCTAGAAGAAAGCCAGAAAAATTATTTGAAGCGAGGAGAATTTTAAAAAAACTAAATTTATCAGGTCTTGATTCAATGCCTCTAGTGGGTTGTTTAGACTTGCTTTTAGCTGACATTGACCAAGCCTCTGCAAGGTTTTCAAGTAGTTCTGATGAAAATTTACGTGATTGGCTTAATAATTATCCTGGAAATAAATTAGAAGCGATATGTATTTTCTGTAAAAATTGGTTAGAAAATGATGTTTTAGTTGGGTATAGAGACATTGACTCAAAAGAGGTGGATTTAGATTCTTGGTTTGAAGATAGGGAAATTCAAGAATTTATTGAAAAATTAGAAAAGAAATCAAAAAAAATTGTAATTAGATCAAATCTTCAAAACCAAAAAACTGAGAAGGAATTATCCACAAAAACGACTGAAGATTTTGATAATATATTGGGGAGTATTGATGAAAGAAGATTACCTTGGCCTGGTGGCATAAAACAAGGCTATGAAAAGGTTGAGGCCAAAGAGATAGAATTCAATGAGGAATACTTTAAGAACAAACCAATTGAGTTTTATAATTTTTTAATCGAAAAAATTGCTGAATTAAAGTTTAGTTTTGGGGAATTCTTAAAGGATAAAGAGATAATTAATCGGTCGCCGTATTTAATTTATATCTATGCGTTTTTGATATTATTTGCATTTGGTATTGGTATTGGATTTTTAAGAAATAATTTAAAAAAATCAATTCAGGACGAATCTATTGCTGAAAAACCCTTAATTGCAAAAGATAAAAATCAAAAGCTTACTGAGAAAGATATTTTTCAAGAAATAAAAAAAAATCCTTCAAGTAAATTGAATTCTATTTCTGAGAAATCTACTTCAATTATTTCCTATGAATTCAAAGAACTTAATACTGCTTCACCTTCTTTAGAAGAAATAAGGAATTTAATTAATGGATGGCTTCTTAATAAAAGTAATTACTTAGCGGGAAAGGGAGAAATTAATCTTTATAAGATTGTTAGTAAAGGTCTAATTGATCGAACAATCGAAGAAAGACAGAACGATATCAAGAAAGGAATTTATAAGGAGATTAATTCCCAAATACGTAAAATTGATTTGGAATCGCAAACTTCATCTCGGATAGTTGTTTTAGTAGAATTGAATTATATAGAGAGGCTAGTAAAGAATTCTGGAGAATTTATTAATGAAACATCTTTAAATCCCCTTAAAGTTAAATATATTTTGGGGTTTTCAAATAAATCGTGGAAATTGGTTGATTTCGTGAGCGGCTTGTAA
- the pdhA gene encoding pyruvate dehydrogenase (acetyl-transferring) E1 component subunit alpha: MLTNQNFVKVFFLETHVERISNLQDIKKAELDRETGLFLYEDMTLGRRFEDKCAEMYYRGKMFGFVHLYNGQEAISTGVIGAMKKKHDWFCSTYRDHVHALSAGVPSFEVMSELFGKSTGCSKGRGGSMHLFSREHHLLGGYAFIGEGIPVALGAAFSSKYRKEVAGNSNSDAVTAAFFGDGTCNNGQFFECLNMAQLWKLPIIFVVENNKWAIGMAHDRATSNPEIWRKASAFGMHGEEVDGMDVLAVRGAAQRAIERARAGEGPTLLECLTYRYRGHSLADPDELRSEKEKEFWGKRDPIKKLAQEIIDGKFATEEELKIIEKKIDAEISESVKNAIEAPEPPSEELIKYIWAED; the protein is encoded by the coding sequence ATGTTAACAAATCAAAACTTCGTTAAGGTATTTTTCTTGGAAACACACGTAGAGAGAATCTCAAATCTTCAAGACATAAAAAAAGCCGAATTAGATCGAGAAACCGGATTATTCCTTTATGAAGACATGACGCTTGGTCGTAGGTTTGAAGATAAGTGTGCAGAAATGTATTACAGGGGAAAAATGTTTGGTTTCGTTCATTTATATAACGGTCAAGAGGCTATAAGCACGGGAGTAATTGGCGCTATGAAAAAGAAACATGATTGGTTTTGTAGTACCTATCGCGATCATGTTCATGCACTAAGTGCGGGTGTCCCCTCATTTGAAGTAATGAGTGAACTTTTTGGTAAATCCACTGGTTGTAGCAAAGGCCGAGGTGGATCCATGCACCTATTTTCAAGAGAGCATCACCTACTCGGAGGATATGCATTTATTGGAGAGGGAATTCCAGTTGCCTTAGGGGCAGCCTTTTCAAGTAAATACAGAAAGGAAGTTGCTGGAAATAGTAATAGTGATGCTGTAACTGCAGCATTTTTTGGGGATGGGACTTGCAATAATGGGCAGTTTTTTGAATGTTTAAATATGGCCCAGTTATGGAAATTACCAATAATTTTTGTTGTTGAGAATAATAAATGGGCTATTGGTATGGCTCATGATAGAGCTACTAGTAATCCTGAAATCTGGAGAAAAGCGTCTGCTTTTGGCATGCACGGCGAGGAAGTTGATGGAATGGATGTATTAGCAGTAAGAGGGGCCGCACAAAGAGCAATTGAGCGAGCTAGGGCAGGAGAAGGTCCTACACTTTTAGAATGTTTAACCTATAGATATAGAGGGCATTCTCTTGCAGATCCAGATGAATTAAGGTCTGAAAAAGAGAAGGAGTTTTGGGGGAAAAGAGATCCTATTAAGAAATTAGCTCAAGAAATTATTGACGGTAAATTCGCTACGGAAGAAGAATTAAAAATTATTGAAAAGAAAATTGATGCAGAAATATCGGAGTCAGTTAAAAATGCAATTGAAGCTCCTGAACCTCCTTCAGAAGAATTAATCAAATATATTTGGGCAGAAGATTAG
- a CDS encoding PhoH family protein, whose amino-acid sequence MKEVSKTGHFKIDLPSSDAATALSGPGNSFLKKFESLTGVSLTIRGLQLEMNGVISKIERASALVELTRPIWEQGLEVPEVDLKAALSSLNIGESSSHAELGKKILARSKEGRYLRPRTIRQKEYVESIENFDLTFAIGPAGTGKTFLATVCAARLLNEKKIEKIVLTRPAVEAGESLGFLPGDLQQKVDPYLRPLFDSLHSIFGIDRTNSLIDKGIIEVAPLAFMRGRTLDNSIVILDEAQNTTCSQMRMFLTRLGERSKMVVNGDITQIDLKKDQESGLIEASRIFSETQGIKFCYLTVEDVVRHPLVQKIIAAYQ is encoded by the coding sequence ATGAAGGAAGTTTCCAAAACTGGTCACTTCAAAATAGATTTGCCAAGCTCTGATGCCGCTACTGCATTATCTGGACCTGGTAATTCTTTCTTAAAAAAATTTGAGTCTCTTACTGGAGTTTCTTTAACTATAAGAGGCTTACAACTGGAGATGAACGGTGTCATATCTAAAATTGAGAGAGCATCAGCATTAGTAGAACTAACAAGACCCATTTGGGAACAAGGGTTAGAAGTCCCTGAGGTAGATCTTAAAGCGGCTTTAAGTTCTTTAAATATAGGCGAATCATCTTCACATGCTGAACTAGGAAAAAAAATACTTGCGCGTTCCAAAGAAGGAAGATATTTGAGACCAAGAACTATAAGGCAAAAAGAATATGTTGAATCAATTGAAAACTTTGATCTTACCTTTGCGATTGGTCCAGCTGGAACTGGTAAGACATTTTTAGCAACTGTTTGCGCGGCACGACTATTGAACGAAAAAAAAATTGAAAAAATTGTTTTAACCAGACCAGCTGTAGAAGCTGGTGAAAGTTTGGGATTCCTACCTGGTGATTTGCAACAAAAAGTAGATCCATATTTAAGACCCCTATTTGATTCTTTACATAGTATTTTCGGGATTGACAGAACAAATTCGTTAATTGATAAGGGGATTATTGAAGTTGCTCCTTTAGCATTTATGAGAGGCAGAACCTTAGACAACTCCATAGTTATCCTAGATGAAGCACAAAATACTACTTGCTCTCAAATGAGAATGTTTTTGACCAGATTAGGAGAGAGATCAAAAATGGTTGTAAATGGAGATATTACACAAATTGATTTAAAAAAAGATCAGGAAAGCGGCCTCATCGAAGCATCTAGAATTTTCTCTGAAACTCAAGGTATAAAATTTTGTTATTTAACTGTTGAAGATGTAGTTCGTCATCCTTTAGTTCAGAAAATTATTGCAGCTTATCAGTAA